In Brienomyrus brachyistius isolate T26 chromosome 14, BBRACH_0.4, whole genome shotgun sequence, the following proteins share a genomic window:
- the znf593 gene encoding zinc finger protein 593, giving the protein MGKSKQTGNHKSDKKKNIAKTWKTKRRTKDLDQIHDDMKPDNAARLLKQEPDYDVTGCAQFYCLHCARYFVDLKTMKDHFKTKVHKKRLKELRMEPYTQAEAERAAGMGSYLPPQSVQVQTQPVEEEMS; this is encoded by the exons ATGGGGAAGTCTAAGCAGACGGGCAACCACAAAAGTGACAAGAAGAAGAACATTGCCAAGACGTGGAAGACGAAGCGTCGAACAAAGGACCTCGATCAGATTCACGATGACATGAAGCCTGACAATGCAGCCAGGCTGCTTAAACAGGAGCCAGACTATGATGTCACGGGGTGCGCTCAGTTCTACTGCCTGCATTGCGC GCGATATTTTGTAGATTTAAAAACCATGAAGGACCACTTCAAGACCAAAGTACACAAAAAACG gcTGAAGGAGCTGCGGATGGAGCCGTACACCCAGGCGGAGGCAGAGAGGGCAGCAGGGATGGGCTCCTATCTCCCCCCCCAAAGCGTGCAAGTGCAGACGCAGCCTGTGGAGGAGGAGATGAGTTAA
- the rpl13a gene encoding 60S ribosomal protein L13a, giving the protein MADRFNKVLLLDGRGHLLGRLAAIVAKQLLLGQKVVVVRCEGINISGNFYRNKLKYLAFLRKRMNTNPSRGPYHFRAPSRIFWRTVRGMLPHKTKRGQAALERLKVFDGIPPPFDKKKRMVVPAALKIVRLKPSRKFALLGRLAHEVGWKYQAITATLEEKRKEKSKMRFRKKKAERKLQKVAEKNVQSKIAKYTDVLKQYGILV; this is encoded by the exons ATGGCGGACCGCTTCAATAAG GTTCTGCTGCTTGATGGCAGAGGCCATCTCCTTGGTCGTCTTGCCGCTATTGTGGCGAAGCAGCTTCTGCTTG GCCAGAAAGTGGTGGTGGTGAGGTGTGAAGGGATCAACATTTCCGGAAACTTCTACCGCAATAAAT TGAAGTACCTGGCTTTCCTTCGGAAGCGGATGAACACCAACCCTTCACGTGGACCGTACCACTTCAGGGCACCCAGCAGGATTTTCTGGAGGACAGTGAGAG GTATGCTCCCCCACAAAACCAAGAGGGGACAGGCTGCCCTTGAGCGGCTGAAGGTGTTCGATGGTATCCCTCCTCCCTTTGACAAG AAAAAGCGTATGGTGGTGCCTGCTGCTTTGAAGATTGTTCGCCTGAAGCCATCTCGCAAG TTTGCCCTGCTTGGCCGCCTGGCTCACGAGGTTGGCTGGAAGTACCAGGCCATCACGGCCACCCTGGAGGAGAAGCGGAAGGAGAAATCTAAGATGCGCTTTAGGAAGAAGAAGGCTGAGCGAAAGCTGCAGAAGGTGGCAGAGAAAAATGTGCAGAGCAAAATTGCAAAATACACTGATGTTCTGAAACAATATGGCATCCTTGTATGA
- the rlf gene encoding zinc finger protein Rlf, translating into MADGEGEVIPGCREQPLGVTADGLATMDGLLATLQGLEAELRQGEISDDSSSQYCSSFCQALMHYAGSRNSVEHGLPLLEVYCLSITCFAAARPHLTGDSDRVALVLKRLALSCFELLLNVPESNISYDTWVQFHRSVQAAHDALLEYGSSDLQALLQITGEGGAWSNPVLVALLTGQQTNQEELDRYIALEGEGFMEMRVKHLVKVGELHKAMVLAKVCADCCHVSNRTTFRQIYVTHLCGMLPSEEAIVEIAKVDGKEVLDIICNLETEGQENLAFILCTTYLTQHLQQESLYCSWELTLLWSKLQRRVDPAVESFLERCLQLGAIARTVCHLLLLVRVIQAEADELGLAASVELCVRALQLPCQEDAETKTSVCKTVACLLPDDLEVRRACQLTEFLLSLLQAAYHSLEELYLRPDQKYDQENGIIPNSLRCELLLALKAHWPFDPEFWDWKTLKRHCIKLLGLEPEEEEEEEEEEEQEEGEEEKEEECHEQEGKPADLVENGQPSGSRVGVDEQNLDEVEHAESTAAQKAESKKKVGGPSERYLRWQKYKFFCQLCQKEVIEARILHHSKKHMKDGVYTCPVCLQTFHSRQEFVPHTSQHTQMPARRSLPQKKKKVKKKVDLQKEMDDDDLEDLEPGEITLDPSLLMYYQTSQDPDVLEHLMEQAAATPKKPADDDYITFDYIHTYFQLQDREVYPCPATNCNKNFKQFKYLSVHLKAEHSSGDANVKHYLEMKDRREKCTFCRRHFMTAYHHRKHRRVHYGDHPYMCVVSDCGARFDTTNQLIAHKQGHGFRLNYCCELKGCSLSFCDLGQLYHHEAQHFRDAAYSCTSLGCKQFYYSKKEFIKHLASHGLNFTEEDFVAQKNEKRKPIDPFSEETVSSRKPGASKSTVEIVNGVRKATAENSTAGVSSSDQHSGNREPKTSLACVAVCFDGKKFTCGFEGCGRTFPQARDVQKHLKSVHPAQLKAEKKGHKKANREKTAKSKCLKVEATSIETSTDRPSSAPVPVLNPKSSLPPVEVSAYPVAVPDSSLIIDDPIKDILLGFSQLSLQPSNARILLTDSCHPISGSSSSQVSFPSASVGFPAKVLRKKTKSQSSTADSSSESSSTPLPLELPPQEDNQISCFLVQPSTKPYICEVKGCTYRSVTSHALMCHYLRKHSFSKERVKGMEAFRTSKFKPFKCHVCPKKYRQKSELRTHLIQMHNISEAVVDQMSCSFKRREEGKATELPQPKTGLKADTQMQNKPLLKAWLKAPTWQQKCQRRKGSEWTTKSECENGVVKSEDVSKKVESKAEPSPALQEGDEEERALREGRGSRRLVAKGNLCYILTNYHKPFHCVHKDCSSAFTNQSGLVRHLQSVHHYNRSQLCLEEDMDFTHGTGVKDGTKPPQLACKEKGCIRTFHSSSALLRHHRRQHATDRRILAAAGVSKAARSPTIQETPNPLSEEPIPQFRCSYAGCSATYHLYSSLLRHMNHVHPDQAPQKLPPQQVRCKFDGCTRVFSQNSSYKKHVLYRHCDYYDTLVLHLQNTHKKDKSESGCQKKLIVPATSQPLLPSQKEAPKLPLRHSLRHSPKSQDGMKTECVEEHVEKNIDVSKLLKHQRSRKKNLPLVFRTHEEALQMCQDRCLPVAYPCMVQDCDSVLTVESSMRRHYLNCHRMKVSRFLANVEKLVNNAEQLEELIQKKSAIAGRPDVDRAPNGVLKMEYQAEPEKPGGPSLPMSLHSIKTDALDSQDPLGFTEDVPPESSLLVGADDLLYGESSGHTKELLTQRSCSQDDKAGPPSPTPPLVAPPPLDLSPPSSLRFTIDDGFMDCSSKESGGRTAYVPSPITNPAPFSATPTRQPLKRKNELPEPLPSFTSTPKDVQPLSPTPRTFDLTAYKPMGFESSFLKFIQESKDKEEEFEESGPWGSPHRHEAPAQALRRRDSYRRNSVKENSQRGLGVTRSRRVRSLRPLLSAGESVSVQNLRSILDRALTGFGDLAIKQLQYLRPVVVLERSKFLTSLLDLFPSKKTEKLLLGNS; encoded by the exons ATGGCGGACGGGGAGGGAGAAGTGATCCCAGGCTGCAGGGAGCAGCCTCTTGGCGTCACGGCCGACGGTCTCGCCACCATGGACGGCTTGCTGGCCACGCTGCAAGGGCTGGAGGCCGAACTCCGGCAAGGGGAAATTTCGGACGATTCATCCAGCCAGTACTGCAGCAGCTTCTGTCAG GCGCTGATGCACTATGCGGGGAGCAGGAACTCGGTGGAGCACGGCCTGCCCCTACTTGAGGTCTACTGCCTCTCCATCACCTGCTTTGCTGCCGCCCGGCCGCACCTGACCGGGGACTCGGATCGCGTGGCCCTCGTCCTGAAGAGGCTGGCGCT GAGCTGTTTCGAGCTCCTGCTGAACGTGCCAGAGAGCAACATTTCCTATGACACCTGGGTGCAGTTTCACCgctctgtgcag GCAGCTCACGATGCCCTCTTGGAATATGGGAGCAGTGATCTACAGGCTTTGCTACAAATCACAGGGGAGGGGGGCGCGTGGAGTAACCCTGTCCTTGTTGCCCTTCTCACCGGTCAACAGACCAATCAAGAAGAGT TGGACAGGTACATTGCCCTGGAAGGCGAGGGCTTCATGGAGATGCGTGTGAAACACCTGGTGAAGGTCGGCGAGCTACACAAGGCCATGGTTCTGGCCAAGGTCTGTGCTGACTGCTGCCACGTCTCTAACCGCACCACCTTCCGGCAGATCTACGTCACTCATCTCTGTGGCATGCTGCCCAGCGAGGAAGCCATCGTGGAG ATCGCTAAAGTGGATGGTAAGGAGGTGCTGGACATCATCTGTAACCTGGAGACTGAGGGGCAGGAGAACCTGGCCTTCATCCTCTGTACTACCTACCTGACCCAGCACCTCCAGCAGGAGAGCCTGTACTGCTCCTG GGAGCTGACGCTCCTGTGGAGCAAGCTGCAGAGGCGGGTCGACCCCGCTGTGGAGTCCTTCCTGGAGCGCTGCCTGCAGCTGGGGGCCATCGCCAGGACGGTCTGCCACCTGCTGCTGCTGGTCCGCGTTATCCAGGCAGAG gcagaCGAGCTGGGCCTGGCGGCGTCGGTGGAGCTGTGCGTTAGAGCGCTCCAACTTCCCTGCCAGGAGGATGCAGAGACCAAGACTTCAGTCTGCAAGACTGTGGCCTGCCTGCTTCCAGATGATCTGGAAGTCCGCCGGGCCTGCCAGCTGACTGAGTTCCTCTTAAGCCTTCTGCAGGCAGCCTACCACTCCCTGGAAGAGCTCTACCTCCGGCCTGATCAAAAGTATGACCAGGAGAATGGCATCATTCCCAACTCCCTGCGCTGCGAGCTGCTCTTGGCCCTCAAGGCTCATTGGCCTTTTGACCCCGAGTTCTGGGACTGGAAGACACTGAAGCGTCACTGCATCAAACTGCTTGGGTTGGAAcctgaagaggaggaggaggaggaggaggaggaggagcaggaggagggggaagaagagaaggaggaggagtgtCATGAGCAAGAGGGGAAGCCAGCAGATTTAGTGGAGAACGGGCAGCCCAGTGGGTCGAGAGTGGGTGTTGATGAGCAGAATCTAGATGAAGTGGAACACGCTGAGAGTACTGCAGCCCAGAAGGCAGAGTCCAAGAAGAAAGTAGGAGGCCCTTCAGAGAGGTACCTCCGCTGGCAGAAGTATAAATTTTTCTGCCAGCTGTGCCAGAAAGAGGTAATTGAGGCTAgaattctgcatcactcaaaaaAGCACATGAAGGACGGTGTCTACACCTGCCCGGTTTGCCTGCAGACCTTCCATAGCAGACAGGAGTTCGTCCCCCACACGAGCCAGCACACCCAGATGCCTGCGCGGAGATCCCTGCCTCAGAAGAAAAAGAAGGTGAAAAAGAAGGTCGACCTACAGAAGGAAATGGATGATGATGACCTGGAGGATCTGGAGCCCGGCGAAATCACCCTGGACCCATCGCTGCTGATGTACTACCAGACCAGCCAGGATCCCGATGTTCTTGAGCATCTGATGGAGCAGGCTGCAGCCACCCCCAAGAAGCCAGCTGATGATGATTACATCACCTTCGACTATATCCACACCTATTTCCAACTTCAGGACCGAGAGGTTTACCCCTGCCCTGCCACTAACTGCAACAAGAATTTCAAGCAGTTCAAGTACCTGAGTGTGCACCTCAAGGCCGAGCACAGCAGTGGGGACGCCAATGTGAAGCACTACTTGGAGATGAAGGACAGACGGGAAAAGTGCACCTTCTGCCGGCGCCACTTCATGACCGCCTACCACCACCGCAAGCACCGACGCGTGCACTACGGCGATCACCCATACATGTGCGTGGTCAGTGACTGTGGGGCTCGCTTCGACACCACCAATCAGCTGATAGCACACAAGCAGGGTCATGGCTTCCGCCTCAACTACTGCTGTGAGCTCAAGGGCTGCAGCCTCTCCTTCTGTGACCTAGGGCAGCTCTACCATCATGAGGCCCAGCACTTTCGAGATGCGGCCTACAGCTGCACCAGCCTTGGGTGCAAGCAATTCTACTACTCTAAAAAGGAATTCATTAAGCACTTGGCCTCTCATGGCCTCAATTTCACTGAGGAAGACTTTGTGGCACAGAAAAATGAGAAGCGTAAGCCAATAGATCCTTTCTCGGAGGAGACCGTCAGCAGCAGAAAACCTGGTGCCTCAAAGTCCACTGTAGAAATCGTAAATGGTGTGAGAAAGGCAACTGCTGAGAATTCCACAGCTGGTGTTTCCTCTTCAGATCAACACTCCGGGAACAGAGAGCCTAAGACCTCATTGGCTTGTGTTGCTGTGTGCTTTGATGGTAAAAAATTCACTTGTGGTTTTGAGGGTTGTGGCAGAACCTTCCCTCAGGCCAGAGATGTCCAGAAGCACCTGAAGTCTGTTCATCCGGCCCAGCTTAAGGCTGAAAAAAAGGGACACAAAAAAGCAAACAGGGAAAAGACTGCAAAGAGCAAATGCCTCAAAGTTGAGGCAACCAGTATTGAGACAAGCACAGATCGGCCATCCAGTGCACCTGTCCCAGTGTTGAACCCCAAGAGTTCCCTCCCTCCTGTGGAAGTGTCTGCATACCCTGTTGCAGTACCCGACTCAAGCCTTATAATCGATGACCCCATTAAGGACATTTTACTGGGTTTCAGCCAGTTAAGTCTACAGCCTTCCAATGCGAGAATTTTGTTGACTGATTCTTGCCATCCTATCTCAGGGTCTTCCAGTTCACAGGTGTCTTTCCCTAGTGCAAGTGTCGGCTTCCCTGCCAAAGTGCTGAGAAAAAAGACAAAATCCCAGTCAAGCACAGCTGACTCAAGTTCTGAGTCTTCATCAACCCCACTGCCCTTAGAGTTGCCTCCTCAAGAAGACAACCAAATAAGCTGCTTTCTTGTTCAACCTTCCACCAAGCCTTATATCTGCGAGGTCAAAGGATGTACCTATAGGAGTGTGACCAGCCATGCGCTCATGTGCCATTACCTGCGGAAACACAGCTTTTCCAAGGAGAGGGTGAAGGGCATGGAGGCATTCAGAACGAGCAAATTCAAGCCGTTTAAGTGCCATGTGTGCCCTAAGAAATACAGACAGAAGTCGGAACTGAGGACCCACTTAATCCAGATGCACAACATCAGCGAAGCTGTAGTGGACCAAATGAGCTGCTCCTTCAAGAGACGTGAAGAAGGCAAAGCCACAGAACTCCCTCAACCCAAGACTGGTCTTAAAGCTGACACGCAGATGCAGAATAAGCCATTGCTGAAAGCATGGCTAAAAGCACCCACCTGGCAGCAGAAGTGCCAGAGGAGGAAAGGGAGCGAGTGGACGACGAAGTCCGAGTGTGAAAATGGAGTCGTGAAATCTGAAGATGTGAGCAAGAAGGTGGAATCTAAGGCCGAGCCCTCTCCAGCCTTACAGGAGGGGGATGAAGAGGAGAGAGCGTTACGCGAAGGACGTGGCAGCAGACGCCTGGTGGCTAAAGGCAACCTGTGCTACATCCTAACTAATTATCACAAGCCTTTCCACTGTGTGCATAAGGACTGCAGCTCGGCCTTCACCAACCAAAGCGGCTTAGTTCGCCACTTGCAGTCTGTGCACCATTACAATCGTTCTCAGCTGTGCCTAGAAGAGGACATGGATTTCACTCACGGCACTGGGGTCAAGGATGGGACGAAACCTCCCCAACTTGCATGCAAGGAAAAGGGCTGCATAAGGACGTTCCACAGTTCCTCGGCCCTGCTGCGCCACCACCGTAGGCAGCATGCGACAGACAGGAGGATTCTTGCTGCAGCAGGGGTGTCAAAAGCTGCTAGATCTCCCACCATCCAAGAAACGCCTAACCCGCTCTCAGAGGAGCCTATACCACAGTTCAGATGCAGCTATGCTGGTTGCAGTGCCACTTACCACCTCTATAGCAGCTTACTCCGACACATGAACCATGTCCATCCTGATCAGGCACCGCAGAAGTTACCACCTCAGCAAGTGCGCTGCAAGTTTGACGGTTGCACTCGTGTTTTTTCCCAGAACTCCAGCTACAAGAAACATGTGTTATACAGGCACTGTGACTACTACGATACCCTCGTTCTGCATCTGCAGAATACCCACAAGAAAGACAAGTCTGAGAGCGGGTGCCAGAAGAAGTTGATTGTTCCTGCAACATCCCAGCCCCTGCTGCCATCACAGAAGGAAGCACCCAAGCTACCTCTCAGGCATTCTTTGAGGCACAGTCCCAAGTCTCAGGATGGCATGAAGACTGAGTGTGTCGAAGAGCATGTTGAGAAGAATATTGATGTGTCTAAGCTCCTTAAACATCAGCGCAGTAGAAAAAAGAATCTTCCGCTGGTCTTCCGCACGCATGAGGAGGCTTTGCAGATGTGCCAAGATCGCTGTTTGCCTGTAGCATACCCTTGCATGGTCCAAGACTGTGACTCTGTGCTCACTGTGGAAAGCAGCATGCGTCGGCATTACTTAAATTGCCATAGGATGAAAGTTTCCAGGTTCTTGGCAAACGTTGAGAAGTTGGTCAACAATGCAGAGCAGCTCGAGGAACTGATCCAGAAGAAGTCCGCTATCGCTGGAAGGCCAGACGTTGATCGGGCACCAAACGGTGTTCTGAAAATGGAATATCAAGCGGAGCCTGAGAAACCCGGTGGCCCATCACTACCCATGAGTTTACATTCAATCAAAACCGATGCATTGGATAGTCAAGATCCTTTGGGTTTCACTGAAGATGTGCCCCCAGAGAGTAGCTTGCTGGTTGGGGCTGATGATTTGCTTTACGGAGAGTCCAGTGGACACACAAAAGAACTCCTGACCCAGCGTAGCTGTAGTCAGGATGATAAGGCTGGCCCGCCTTCTCCCACACCTCCTTTAGTTGCTCCTCCTCCACTGGATCTGTCTCCACCGTCTTCACTGCGCTTCACAATTGATGACGGCTTTATGGACTGCTCCAGCAAGGAATCTGGAGGCAGGACAGCATATgttccctcccccatcacaaaccCTGCACCCTTCTCTGCCACTCCAACCCGTCAGCCACTGAAGCGTAAGAACGAGCTTCCTGAACCCCTTCCCTCTTTCACGTCGACTCCAAAGGATGTCCAGCCCCtcagccccaccccccgcacTTTTGATCTGACAGCTTACAAGCCCATGGGTTTTGAATCGTCGTTCCTCAAGTTCATCCAGGAGAGTAAGGACAAGGAGGAAGAGTTTGAAGAGAGCGGACCCTGGGGGTCACCTCATCGGCACGAAGCCCCCGCGCAAGCGCTACGTCGCAGAGACTCTTACCGCCGTAACTCCGTCAAAGAGAACAGTCAAAGGGGGCTCGGGGTCACCCGCAGTCGCCGAGTCAGGTCTCTGAGGCCCTTGCTATCAGCAGGGGAGTCTGTCTCCGTCCAGAACCTGCGTTCTATCCTAGACCGAGCTCTTACGGGCTTTGGAGACCTGGCTATCAAGCAGCTGCAGTACCTCCGGCCTGTGGTGGTGCTGGAGAGGTCCAAGTTCTTAACATCCCTCCTCGATCTCTTCCCCTCAAAAAAGACTGAGAAGCTTCTCCTTGGGAATTCGTGA
- the atp5if1b gene encoding ATPase inhibitor B, mitochondrial: MSRLLRSNLRGLLTMQIRMSSDQLGELGKGAGKGGGGGGAVREAGGAFGKKQAAEEELYFKRKEQEQLAALRQHHQEEIEHHKKEIERLQREIDRHKGKIRKLKHDD, from the exons ATGTCACGACTGTTAAGATCCAATTTGAGGGGTTTACTGACCATGCAGATCCGGATGTCATCCGATCAG TTGGGTGAGCTGGGCAAAGGAGCAGGTAAGGGTGGAGGTGGTGGAGGTGCTGTACGAGAGGCTGGAGGAGCTTTTGGCAAAAAGCAGGCAGCTGAAGAAGAACTCTACTTCAA ACGTAAGGAACAGGAGCAGCTGGCTGCACTCAGGCAACACCACCAGGAAGAGATCGAGCACCACAAGAAGGAGATCGAGCGGTTGCAGCGCGAAATTGACCGGCACAAGGGCAAGATCAGGAAGCTGAAGCACGATGACTGA
- the zmpste24 gene encoding CAAX prenyl protease 1 homolog — translation MLLTLYELSVENKIFYAVLLFSWTVYLWEAYLASRQRKIYKSTVHVPVELGKIMDKDTFEKSRLYQLDKSNFSFWSGLYSEAEGTLILLLGGIPFLWRVSGTITGRFGFGTEYEISQSLVFLMLATLFSALTGLPWSVYNTFVIEEKHGFNQQTLGFFLKDAVKKFLVTQCILLPVTSLLLYIIKIGGDYFFIYAWLFTLVVTLVLVTIYADYIAPLFDKFTPLPDGELKKEIESLAQSISFPLTKVYVVEGSKRSSHSNAYFYGFFKNKRIVLFDTLLEDYSPLNKAPEVEPQQGAGDEGDEQSKPKPKNKRQGCNNPEVLAVLGHELGHWKLGHMVKNILISQMNSFLCFFLFAVLIGRKELFMAFGFHESQPTLIGLMIIFQFIFSPYNELLSFCLTVLSRRFEFQADAFARAMGQASELYSALIKLNKDNLGFPVSDWLFSMWHYSHPPLLERLRALRGPKQD, via the exons ATGCTGTTAACATTGTATGAACTTTCCGTCGAAAATAAGATTTTTTACGCCGTGCTTCTCTTCTCATGGACGGTGTACCTTTGGGAGGCCTATCTTGCCTCCAGGCAG CGGAAGATTTATAAGTCCACCGTTCATGTCCCGGTTGAATTGGGAAAAATCATGGACAAGGACACCTTCGAGAAGTCGCGCCTGTACCAGCTGGACAAGAGCAACTTCAGCTTCTGGTCAGGGTTGTATTCAGAGGCCGAGGGGACG ctcatctTGCTCCTTGGGGGGATCCCTTTTCTCTGGAGGGTCTCTGGTACAATCACTGGCCGGTTCGGCTTTGGCACTGAGTATGAG ATCTCCCAGTCCTTGGTATTCCTGATGCTGGCCACACTTTTCAGTGCGCTCACCGGCCTGCCCTGGAGCGTCTACAACACCTTCGTCATTGAGGAGAAGCACGGCTTCAACCAGCAG ACACTAGGCTTCTTTCTGAAGGACGCGGTTAAGAAGTTCCTGGTGACTCAGTGCATCCTCCTTCCCGTCACCTCGCTCCTCCTCTACATCATCAAGATCGGTGGCGACTATTTTTTCATCTACGCCTGGCTCTTCAcactcgtcgtcactctg GTTCTGGTCACGATCTACGCTGATTACATCGCCCCGCTGTTTGATAAATTTACGCCTCTGCCGGACGGAGAGCTGAAGAAGGAGATCGAGAGCCTGGCCCAGTCCATCAGCTTTCCCCTCACCAAGGTCTACGTGGTGGAAG GGTCAAAGCGCTCGTCACACAGCAATGCCTATTTCTATGGGTTCTTCAAGAATAAGCGCATCGTGTTGTTCGACACCCTGCTGGAGGATTACTCCCCGCTGAACAAGGCCCCTGAGGTGGAgccccagcagggggcaggggaCGAGGGGGACGAGCAGAGCAAGCCGAAACCCAAG AATAAGAGGCAGGGCTGCAACAACCCAGAGGTCCTGGCTGTGCTGGGGCATGAGCTTGGACACTGGAAACTGGGACACATGGTGAAGAACATCCTGATAAGTCAG ATGAACTCCTTCCTGTGCTTCTTCCTCTTTGCCGTCCTGATTGGCCGGAAGGAGCTCTTCATGGCCTTCGGTTTCCATGAGAGCCAGCCCACTCTGATTGGTCTGATGATAATATTCCAGTTCATCTTTTCGCCCTACAATGAG CTGCTGTCTTTCTGCCTGACGGTGCTGAGCCGCAGGTTCGAGTTCCAGGCCGACGCCTTCGCCCGTGCCATGGGCCAGGCCTCGGAGCTCTACTCCGCCCTCATCAAGCTGAACAAGGATAACCTGGGCTTCCCCGTGTCCGACTGGCTCTTCTCCATGTGGCACTATTCCCACCCTCCTCTGCTGGAGCGCCTGAGGGCTCTGCGGGGCCCCAAGCAGGACTGA